The following proteins come from a genomic window of Suricata suricatta isolate VVHF042 chromosome 5, meerkat_22Aug2017_6uvM2_HiC, whole genome shotgun sequence:
- the ABCF3 gene encoding ATP-binding cassette sub-family F member 3, producing MATCAEILRSEFPEIDGQVFDYVTGVLHSGSADFESVDDLVEAVGELLQEVSGDSKDDAGIRAVCQRMYNTLRLAEPQTQGNGQVLLDTPIQLSKITENYDCGTKLPGLLKREQSSTVNAKKLEKAEARLKAKQEKRSEKDTHKTSSPLVLEEASASQAGSRKESRLESSGKNKSYDVRIENFDVSFGDRVLLAGADVNLAWGRRYGLVGRNGLGKTTLLKMLATRSLRVPAHISLLHVEQEVAGDDTPALQSVLESDTVREDLLRRERELSAQIATGRAEGSETAQLAEIYAKLEEIEADKAPARASVILAGLGFTPKMQQQPTREFSGGWRMRLALARALFARPDLLLLDEPTNMLDVRAILWLENYLQTWPSTILVVSHDRNFLNAIATDIIHLHSQRLDGYRGDFETFIKSKQERLLNQQREYEAQQQYRQHIQVFIDRFRYNANRASQVQSKLKMLEKLPELKPVDKELEVVMKFPDGFEKFSPPVLQLDEVDFYYDPKHIIFNRLSVSADLESRICVVGENGAGKSTMLKLLMGDLAPVRGIRHAHRNLKIGYFSQHHVEQLDLNVSAVELLARKFPGRPEEEYRHQLGRYGISGELAVRPVASLSGGQKSRVAFAQMTMPCPNFYILDEPTNHLDMETIEALGRALNNFRGGVILVSHDERFIRLVCRELWVCEGGGVTRVEGGFDQYRALLQEQFRREGFL from the exons ATGGCGACTTGCGCTGAAATCCTGCGGAGCGAGTTCCCTGAAATTGACGGACAGGTCTTTGACTACGTGACGG GCGTCTTGCACAGCGGCAGTGCAGACTTCGAGTCTGTGGATGATCTGGTGGAAGCGGTGGGGGAACTGTTGCAGGAGGTGTCCGGGGACAGCAAGGATGACGCGGGCATCAGGGCTGTGTGCCAGCGCATGTACAACACTTTGCGCCT GGCTGAGCCACAGACCCAGGGAAACGGCCAGGTGCTCCTAGACACCCCCATCCAGTTGTCAAAGATAACAGAAAACTACG ACTGTGGCACCAAACTTCCAGGACTGCTAAAGAGGGAACAGTCCTCg ACAGTGAATGCAAAGAAGCTAGAGAAGGCTGAGGCTCGACTGAAGGCAAAGCAGGAGAAGCGCTCTGAGAAGGACACACACAAGACCAGCAGCCCTCT AGTCTTGGAAGAGGCAtcagccagccaggcaggcaGCAGAAAGGAGAGTCGGTTGGAATCATCTGGCAAGAACAAGTCCTATGATGTTCGAATTGAGAACTTTGATGTGTCTTTTGGCGATAG GGTACTGCTGGCTGGGGCAGATGTGAACCTGGCGTGGGGCCGCCGCTATGGACTAGTGGGTCGAAATGGGCTGGGGAAGACAACACTCCTGAAGATGCTGGCCACTCGGAGCCTGCGGGTTCCAGCACACATTTCCCTGCTGCATGTGGAGCAGGAGGTTGCTGGAGACGACACCCCTGCCCTGCAGAGTGTGCTAGAGAGTGACACTGTGAGAGAGGACCTTCTGCGGAGGGAGCGGGAGCTCAGCGCCCAGATTGCCACTGGCAG GGCTGAGGGCTCAGAAACTGCACAGTTGGCGGAAATATATGCCAAATTGGAGGAGATTGAGGCTGACAAGGCACCTGCCAG GGCATCAGTCATTCTTGCTGGGCTTGGCTTTACCCCTAAAATGCAGCAGCAGCCCACCCG GGAGTTCTCAGGTGGTTGGAGAATGAGACTGGCTCTGGCCCGGGCCCTGTTTGCTAG GCCAGATCTTCTGCTCTTGGATG AACCCACAAACATGCTGGATGTAAGGGCCATCCTGTGGCTGGAGAATTACCTGCAA ACATGGCCCTCTACGATCCTGGTTGTCTCCCATGACCGCAACTTCCTGAATGCCATAGCCACAGACATCATCCACCTACACAGCCAGCGGCTAGATGGCTACCGGGGAGACTTTGAGACGTTCATCAAGAGCAAGCAGGAGCGGCTGCTCAACCAGCAGCGTGAATATGAGGCACAACAGCAGTATCGCCAGCATATCCAG GTTTTCATTGACCGATTTCGCTACAACGCCAACAGAGCTTCTCAAGTGCAGAGTAAACTCAAGATGCTGGAGAAGCT ACCAGAACTGAAACCTGTGGACAAGGAATTGGAGGTGGTGATGAA GTTCCCTGATGGGTTTGAGAAGTTCTCACCGCCAGTTCTACAACTAGATGAGGTGGATTTCTACTATGATCCTAAGCATATCATCTTCAAccgtctttctgtctctgctgatCTCGAGTCCCGCATTTGTGTG GTTGGGGAGAATGGCGCTGGTAAGTCTACCATGCTGAAGCTGCTTATGGGGGACTTGGCGCCTGTCCGGGGCATCAGACATGCTCACAG AAATCTGAAGATTGGCTATTTCAGCCAGCACCATGTGGAGCAGCTGGACCTGAACGTCAGTGCTGTGGAACTGCTGGCACGCAAGTTTCCTG GGCGGCCTGAGGAGGAGTATCGTCACCAGCTGGGCCGGTATGGCATCTCTGGAGAACTGGCCGTGCGCCCTGTTGCCAGCTTGTCTGGGGGCCAGAAGAGTCGGGTAGCCTTTGCTCAGATGACCATGCCCTG CCCCAACTTCTACATCCTggatgaacccacaaaccacctGGATATGGAGACGATTGAGGCTCTGGGCCGTGCTCTCAACAATTTTAGG GGCGGTGTGATTTTGGTGTCCCACGATGAGCGCTTCATCAGGCTGGTGTGCCGAGAGTTGTGGGTGTGCGAAGGCGGTGGCGTCACCCGGGTTGAGGGGGGGTTTGACCAGTACCGCGCCCTTCTCCAGGAACAGTTCCGCCGTGAGGGCTTCCTCTAG
- the AP2M1 gene encoding AP-2 complex subunit mu isoform X2: MIGGLFIYNHKGEVLISRVYRDDIGRNAVDAFRVNVIHARQQVRSPVTNIARTSFFHVKRSNIWLAAVTKQNVNAAMVFEFLYKMCDVMAAYFGKISEENIKNNFVLIYELLDEILDFGYPQNSETGALKTFITQQGIKSQHQTKEEQSQITSQVTGQIGWRREGIKYRRNELFLDVLESVNLLMSPQGQVLSAHVSGRVVMKSYLSGMPECKFGMNDKIVIEKQGKGTADETSKSGKQSIAIDDCTFHQCVRLSKFDSERSISFIPPDGEFELMRYRTTKDIILPFRVIPLVREVGRTKLEVKVVIKSNFKPSLLAQKIEVRIPTPLNTSGVQVICMKGKAKYKASENAIVWKIKRMAGMKESQISAEIELLPTNDKKKWARPPISMNFEVPFAPSGLKVRYLKVFEPKLNYSDHDVIKWVRYIGRSGIYETRC, encoded by the exons ATGATAGGAGGCTTATTCATCTATAATCACAAGGGGGAGGTGCTCATCTCCCGGGTCTACCGAGATGATATCGG GAGGAATGCAGTGGATGCCTTTCGGGTCAATGTTATCCACGCCCGGCAGCAGGTGCGCAGCCCTGTCACCAACATCGCTCGCACCAGTTTCTTCCATGTTAAGCGGTCCAACATCTGGTTGGCAGCTGTCACCAAGCAGAATGTCAATGCTGCCATGGTCTTCGAATTCCTCTATAAGATGTGTGACGTAATGGCTGCCTACTTTGGCAAGATCAGCGAGGAGAACATCAAGAACAATTTTGTACTCATATATGAGCTACTGGATG AGATCCTGGACTTTGGCTATCCACAGAATTCAGAGACAGGAGCACTGAAAACCTTCATCACTCAGCAGGGTATCAAGAGCCAG CATCAG ACAAAAGAAGAACAGTCCCAGATCACCAGCCAGGTGACCGGGCAGATTGGCTGGCGGCGGGAGGGCATCAAGTATCGCCGGAATGAGCTCTTCTTGGATGTGTTGGAGAGTGTGAACCTTCTCATGTCCCCACAGG GGCAGGTGTTGAGTGCCCACGTGTCAGGCCGGGTGGTGATGAAGAGCTACCTGAGTGGCATGCCGGAGTGCAAGTTTGGGATGAATGACAAGATTGTCATTGAGAAGCAGGGCAAAGGCACAGCTGATGAAACAAGCAAGAG tgGGAAGCAATCAATTGCCATTGATGACTGCACCTTCCACCAGTGTGTGCGACTCAGCAAGTTTGACTCTGAACGCAGCATCAGCTTCATCCCACCAGATGGAGAGTTTGAGCTCATGAG GTATCGCACCACCAAGGACATCATCCTTCCTTTCCGGGTGATACCACTAGTGCGGGAAGTGGGACGCACCAAGCTGGAGGTCAAAGTGGTCATCAAGTCCAATTTCAAGCCCTCATTACTGGCTCAGAAGATTGAG GTGAGGATCCCAACCCCACTGAACACAAGCGGGGTACAGGTGATCTGCATGAAGGGGAAGGCCAAATACAAGGCCAGCGAGAACGCCATCGTGTGGAA GATCAAGCGTATGGCAGGCATGAAGGAATCGCAGATCAGCGCAGAGATTGAGCTTCTGCCCACCAATGACAAGAAGAAATGGGCCCGACCCCCCATTTCCATGAACTTTGAG GTGCCATTCGCGCCCTCTGGCCTCAAGGTGCGCTACTTGAAGGTGTTTGAACCGAAGCTGAACTACAGCGACCATGATGTCATCAAATGGGTGCGCTACATTGGCCGCAGTGGCATTTATGAGACCCGCTGCTAG
- the AP2M1 gene encoding AP-2 complex subunit mu isoform X4 — MIGGLFIYNHKGEVLISRVYRDDIGRNAVDAFRVNVIHARQQVRSPVTNIARTSFFHVKRSNIWLAAVTKQNVNAAMVFEFLYKMCDVMAAYFGKISEENIKNNFVLIYELLDEILDFGYPQNSETGALKTFITQQGIKSQTKEEQSQITSQVTGQIGWRREGIKYRRNELFLDVLESVNLLMSPQGQVLSAHVSGRVVMKSYLSGMPECKFGMNDKIVIEKQGKGTADETSKSGKQSIAIDDCTFHQCVRLSKFDSERSISFIPPDGEFELMRYRTTKDIILPFRVIPLVREVGRTKLEVKVVIKSNFKPSLLAQKIEVRIPTPLNTSGVQVICMKGKAKYKASENAIVWKIKRMAGMKESQISAEIELLPTNDKKKWARPPISMNFEVPFAPSGLKVRYLKVFEPKLNYSDHDVIKWVRYIGRSGIYETRC; from the exons ATGATAGGAGGCTTATTCATCTATAATCACAAGGGGGAGGTGCTCATCTCCCGGGTCTACCGAGATGATATCGG GAGGAATGCAGTGGATGCCTTTCGGGTCAATGTTATCCACGCCCGGCAGCAGGTGCGCAGCCCTGTCACCAACATCGCTCGCACCAGTTTCTTCCATGTTAAGCGGTCCAACATCTGGTTGGCAGCTGTCACCAAGCAGAATGTCAATGCTGCCATGGTCTTCGAATTCCTCTATAAGATGTGTGACGTAATGGCTGCCTACTTTGGCAAGATCAGCGAGGAGAACATCAAGAACAATTTTGTACTCATATATGAGCTACTGGATG AGATCCTGGACTTTGGCTATCCACAGAATTCAGAGACAGGAGCACTGAAAACCTTCATCACTCAGCAGGGTATCAAGAGCCAG ACAAAAGAAGAACAGTCCCAGATCACCAGCCAGGTGACCGGGCAGATTGGCTGGCGGCGGGAGGGCATCAAGTATCGCCGGAATGAGCTCTTCTTGGATGTGTTGGAGAGTGTGAACCTTCTCATGTCCCCACAGG GGCAGGTGTTGAGTGCCCACGTGTCAGGCCGGGTGGTGATGAAGAGCTACCTGAGTGGCATGCCGGAGTGCAAGTTTGGGATGAATGACAAGATTGTCATTGAGAAGCAGGGCAAAGGCACAGCTGATGAAACAAGCAAGAG tgGGAAGCAATCAATTGCCATTGATGACTGCACCTTCCACCAGTGTGTGCGACTCAGCAAGTTTGACTCTGAACGCAGCATCAGCTTCATCCCACCAGATGGAGAGTTTGAGCTCATGAG GTATCGCACCACCAAGGACATCATCCTTCCTTTCCGGGTGATACCACTAGTGCGGGAAGTGGGACGCACCAAGCTGGAGGTCAAAGTGGTCATCAAGTCCAATTTCAAGCCCTCATTACTGGCTCAGAAGATTGAG GTGAGGATCCCAACCCCACTGAACACAAGCGGGGTACAGGTGATCTGCATGAAGGGGAAGGCCAAATACAAGGCCAGCGAGAACGCCATCGTGTGGAA GATCAAGCGTATGGCAGGCATGAAGGAATCGCAGATCAGCGCAGAGATTGAGCTTCTGCCCACCAATGACAAGAAGAAATGGGCCCGACCCCCCATTTCCATGAACTTTGAG GTGCCATTCGCGCCCTCTGGCCTCAAGGTGCGCTACTTGAAGGTGTTTGAACCGAAGCTGAACTACAGCGACCATGATGTCATCAAATGGGTGCGCTACATTGGCCGCAGTGGCATTTATGAGACCCGCTGCTAG
- the AP2M1 gene encoding AP-2 complex subunit mu isoform X3, whose amino-acid sequence MIGGLFIYNHKGEVLISRVYRDDIGNRRNAVDAFRVNVIHARQQVRSPVTNIARTSFFHVKRSNIWLAAVTKQNVNAAMVFEFLYKMCDVMAAYFGKISEENIKNNFVLIYELLDEILDFGYPQNSETGALKTFITQQGIKSQTKEEQSQITSQVTGQIGWRREGIKYRRNELFLDVLESVNLLMSPQGQVLSAHVSGRVVMKSYLSGMPECKFGMNDKIVIEKQGKGTADETSKSGKQSIAIDDCTFHQCVRLSKFDSERSISFIPPDGEFELMRYRTTKDIILPFRVIPLVREVGRTKLEVKVVIKSNFKPSLLAQKIEVRIPTPLNTSGVQVICMKGKAKYKASENAIVWKIKRMAGMKESQISAEIELLPTNDKKKWARPPISMNFEVPFAPSGLKVRYLKVFEPKLNYSDHDVIKWVRYIGRSGIYETRC is encoded by the exons ATGATAGGAGGCTTATTCATCTATAATCACAAGGGGGAGGTGCTCATCTCCCGGGTCTACCGAGATGATATCGG CAATAG GAGGAATGCAGTGGATGCCTTTCGGGTCAATGTTATCCACGCCCGGCAGCAGGTGCGCAGCCCTGTCACCAACATCGCTCGCACCAGTTTCTTCCATGTTAAGCGGTCCAACATCTGGTTGGCAGCTGTCACCAAGCAGAATGTCAATGCTGCCATGGTCTTCGAATTCCTCTATAAGATGTGTGACGTAATGGCTGCCTACTTTGGCAAGATCAGCGAGGAGAACATCAAGAACAATTTTGTACTCATATATGAGCTACTGGATG AGATCCTGGACTTTGGCTATCCACAGAATTCAGAGACAGGAGCACTGAAAACCTTCATCACTCAGCAGGGTATCAAGAGCCAG ACAAAAGAAGAACAGTCCCAGATCACCAGCCAGGTGACCGGGCAGATTGGCTGGCGGCGGGAGGGCATCAAGTATCGCCGGAATGAGCTCTTCTTGGATGTGTTGGAGAGTGTGAACCTTCTCATGTCCCCACAGG GGCAGGTGTTGAGTGCCCACGTGTCAGGCCGGGTGGTGATGAAGAGCTACCTGAGTGGCATGCCGGAGTGCAAGTTTGGGATGAATGACAAGATTGTCATTGAGAAGCAGGGCAAAGGCACAGCTGATGAAACAAGCAAGAG tgGGAAGCAATCAATTGCCATTGATGACTGCACCTTCCACCAGTGTGTGCGACTCAGCAAGTTTGACTCTGAACGCAGCATCAGCTTCATCCCACCAGATGGAGAGTTTGAGCTCATGAG GTATCGCACCACCAAGGACATCATCCTTCCTTTCCGGGTGATACCACTAGTGCGGGAAGTGGGACGCACCAAGCTGGAGGTCAAAGTGGTCATCAAGTCCAATTTCAAGCCCTCATTACTGGCTCAGAAGATTGAG GTGAGGATCCCAACCCCACTGAACACAAGCGGGGTACAGGTGATCTGCATGAAGGGGAAGGCCAAATACAAGGCCAGCGAGAACGCCATCGTGTGGAA GATCAAGCGTATGGCAGGCATGAAGGAATCGCAGATCAGCGCAGAGATTGAGCTTCTGCCCACCAATGACAAGAAGAAATGGGCCCGACCCCCCATTTCCATGAACTTTGAG GTGCCATTCGCGCCCTCTGGCCTCAAGGTGCGCTACTTGAAGGTGTTTGAACCGAAGCTGAACTACAGCGACCATGATGTCATCAAATGGGTGCGCTACATTGGCCGCAGTGGCATTTATGAGACCCGCTGCTAG
- the AP2M1 gene encoding AP-2 complex subunit mu isoform X1, whose translation MIGGLFIYNHKGEVLISRVYRDDIGNRRNAVDAFRVNVIHARQQVRSPVTNIARTSFFHVKRSNIWLAAVTKQNVNAAMVFEFLYKMCDVMAAYFGKISEENIKNNFVLIYELLDEILDFGYPQNSETGALKTFITQQGIKSQHQTKEEQSQITSQVTGQIGWRREGIKYRRNELFLDVLESVNLLMSPQGQVLSAHVSGRVVMKSYLSGMPECKFGMNDKIVIEKQGKGTADETSKSGKQSIAIDDCTFHQCVRLSKFDSERSISFIPPDGEFELMRYRTTKDIILPFRVIPLVREVGRTKLEVKVVIKSNFKPSLLAQKIEVRIPTPLNTSGVQVICMKGKAKYKASENAIVWKIKRMAGMKESQISAEIELLPTNDKKKWARPPISMNFEVPFAPSGLKVRYLKVFEPKLNYSDHDVIKWVRYIGRSGIYETRC comes from the exons ATGATAGGAGGCTTATTCATCTATAATCACAAGGGGGAGGTGCTCATCTCCCGGGTCTACCGAGATGATATCGG CAATAG GAGGAATGCAGTGGATGCCTTTCGGGTCAATGTTATCCACGCCCGGCAGCAGGTGCGCAGCCCTGTCACCAACATCGCTCGCACCAGTTTCTTCCATGTTAAGCGGTCCAACATCTGGTTGGCAGCTGTCACCAAGCAGAATGTCAATGCTGCCATGGTCTTCGAATTCCTCTATAAGATGTGTGACGTAATGGCTGCCTACTTTGGCAAGATCAGCGAGGAGAACATCAAGAACAATTTTGTACTCATATATGAGCTACTGGATG AGATCCTGGACTTTGGCTATCCACAGAATTCAGAGACAGGAGCACTGAAAACCTTCATCACTCAGCAGGGTATCAAGAGCCAG CATCAG ACAAAAGAAGAACAGTCCCAGATCACCAGCCAGGTGACCGGGCAGATTGGCTGGCGGCGGGAGGGCATCAAGTATCGCCGGAATGAGCTCTTCTTGGATGTGTTGGAGAGTGTGAACCTTCTCATGTCCCCACAGG GGCAGGTGTTGAGTGCCCACGTGTCAGGCCGGGTGGTGATGAAGAGCTACCTGAGTGGCATGCCGGAGTGCAAGTTTGGGATGAATGACAAGATTGTCATTGAGAAGCAGGGCAAAGGCACAGCTGATGAAACAAGCAAGAG tgGGAAGCAATCAATTGCCATTGATGACTGCACCTTCCACCAGTGTGTGCGACTCAGCAAGTTTGACTCTGAACGCAGCATCAGCTTCATCCCACCAGATGGAGAGTTTGAGCTCATGAG GTATCGCACCACCAAGGACATCATCCTTCCTTTCCGGGTGATACCACTAGTGCGGGAAGTGGGACGCACCAAGCTGGAGGTCAAAGTGGTCATCAAGTCCAATTTCAAGCCCTCATTACTGGCTCAGAAGATTGAG GTGAGGATCCCAACCCCACTGAACACAAGCGGGGTACAGGTGATCTGCATGAAGGGGAAGGCCAAATACAAGGCCAGCGAGAACGCCATCGTGTGGAA GATCAAGCGTATGGCAGGCATGAAGGAATCGCAGATCAGCGCAGAGATTGAGCTTCTGCCCACCAATGACAAGAAGAAATGGGCCCGACCCCCCATTTCCATGAACTTTGAG GTGCCATTCGCGCCCTCTGGCCTCAAGGTGCGCTACTTGAAGGTGTTTGAACCGAAGCTGAACTACAGCGACCATGATGTCATCAAATGGGTGCGCTACATTGGCCGCAGTGGCATTTATGAGACCCGCTGCTAG